A single genomic interval of Stieleria maiorica harbors:
- a CDS encoding ParB/RepB/Spo0J family partition protein: MTSSSAGTKDRRLGKGLAALLGSPLDEEGNPTQSESSVGGQSKGIQTLSLPVDQIENNPFQPRREFNAEEIASLAESIKSHQQLQPILVRIVDGRYQLISGERRLRATIHAGMDTIRAEVREADDRLVAELAIIENLQRKDLNPIEKALSFKRYIDEHKCKQDDLARRLSIDRSTIANLMRLLELPESILDLLQDGKITAGHARALLPIGDEQVQITTAKKIMDDRISVRATETLVSEMLKAEEDQETGRKVVNATRQKRRQASPHLEAMQQELRMVFGTKVEIKSSARGRGKITIHFSDGEDFERIRAMLTDESRPKLRVAG, encoded by the coding sequence GTGACTAGTTCATCTGCCGGGACAAAAGATCGTCGCTTGGGGAAAGGTTTGGCCGCATTGCTCGGCAGCCCGCTGGACGAGGAAGGGAATCCGACGCAAAGCGAATCGAGCGTTGGCGGCCAGTCGAAGGGAATTCAGACGCTGTCGTTACCGGTCGACCAGATCGAGAACAACCCGTTCCAGCCGCGGCGGGAGTTCAACGCCGAAGAGATCGCGTCGCTGGCCGAGAGCATCAAGAGCCACCAGCAGCTGCAGCCGATCCTGGTCCGGATCGTCGACGGTCGCTACCAGTTGATCAGCGGCGAACGCAGGCTTCGCGCGACGATCCATGCCGGGATGGACACGATCCGTGCAGAGGTCCGCGAGGCAGACGATCGACTGGTCGCAGAACTGGCGATCATCGAAAACCTGCAACGCAAGGATCTGAACCCGATCGAAAAGGCGTTATCGTTCAAACGCTACATCGACGAGCACAAATGCAAACAAGACGACCTGGCGCGGCGGCTGAGCATTGACCGCAGCACGATCGCCAACCTGATGCGGTTGTTGGAATTGCCCGAAAGCATTCTGGATCTGCTGCAAGATGGGAAAATCACCGCCGGACATGCACGGGCATTGTTGCCGATCGGCGACGAACAGGTCCAAATCACGACTGCCAAGAAGATCATGGACGACCGGATCAGCGTCCGTGCCACCGAGACGTTGGTTTCGGAAATGTTGAAGGCGGAAGAAGATCAGGAGACCGGACGAAAGGTCGTCAACGCGACCCGCCAAAAACGTCGCCAAGCCTCGCCGCACCTGGAAGCAATGCAGCAGGAACTGCGGATGGTGTTCGGCACCAAGGTCGAAATCAAAAGCAGCGCCCGCGGCCGCGGAAAGATCACCATCCATTTCAGCGACGGCGAGGATTTCGAACGCATCCGAGCGATGCTGACCGACGAATCGCGGCCCAAGCTGCGAGTGGCCGGCTGA
- a CDS encoding ParA family protein, giving the protein MGRILCVVNQKGGVGKTTTAVNLAAALSIAEQSCLLLDMDPQCNATSSLGQEPTNGHALVSDMSIAESIVQTRQPGLSLLPGSRTFQDIDLLATSDDQQSMRVRKHLDSVLEEYDFVLIDCPPSVGELTQTALAASTEVLMPIQCEYFAMEGLTQLIKTIRKVIVATDGRLTFGGILLTMYDPGLELTREVDQEVREFFGDIVFESVVPRDVSLSEAPSHGKSVFQYAPRSRGAFAYTQLCMEVLQRD; this is encoded by the coding sequence GTGGGACGAATCCTTTGCGTGGTGAACCAGAAGGGCGGCGTCGGTAAGACGACGACCGCGGTGAATCTGGCGGCCGCGCTTTCGATCGCCGAGCAGTCTTGTTTGCTGCTGGACATGGATCCGCAGTGCAACGCGACCAGTTCGCTGGGGCAGGAGCCGACCAACGGGCATGCCTTGGTCAGTGACATGTCGATCGCCGAATCGATCGTCCAGACCCGCCAGCCGGGATTGTCCTTGCTGCCGGGCAGCCGCACGTTCCAGGACATCGACTTGCTGGCCACCTCGGACGACCAGCAATCGATGCGGGTCCGCAAGCACCTGGACAGCGTGCTGGAGGAGTACGACTTCGTGCTGATCGACTGTCCGCCCAGCGTCGGCGAACTGACTCAGACCGCGTTGGCGGCCAGCACCGAGGTTCTGATGCCGATCCAGTGCGAGTATTTCGCGATGGAAGGTCTGACGCAGTTGATCAAAACCATTCGCAAGGTCATCGTCGCAACCGACGGCCGACTGACCTTTGGCGGGATCTTACTGACCATGTACGATCCCGGATTGGAACTGACTCGCGAAGTCGACCAGGAGGTCCGCGAGTTCTTCGGTGACATCGTGTTTGAATCCGTCGTGCCACGGGACGTTTCGCTGAGCGAGGCCCCCAGTCACGGCAAAAGTGTTTTCCAATACGCCCCGCGATCTCGTGGTGCGTTCGCTTATACGCAGTTGTGCATGGAGGTGCTACAGCGTGACTAG
- the ahcY gene encoding adenosylhomocysteinase has product MSQVDTERLPYKVKDISLAEYGRKEINLAETEMPGLMALREKYGKSKPLAGARIAGCLHMTIQTAVLIETLIELGAEVTWSSCNIFSTQDHAAAAIAAAGVPVYAWKGMTEEEFDWCIEQTLTFPSGEKLNMILDDGGDLTAMVHDRFPELLKDIHGISEETTAGIHRLEVLNRSGKLQVPAINVNDSATKSKFDNLYGCRESLADGVKRATDVMLAGKVAVVCGYGDVGKGCAHSLQRYGCRVLVTEIDPINALQAAMEGFEVTTMEEACKEGRLYVTTTGNKDIILGEHMKQMPEDAICCNIGHFDTEIDVAWLENEVEQGRATKDEIKPADIGAVDRYTFKDTGRSVIILAKGRLVNLGCATGHPSFVMSTSFTNQVLAQIELWGSRESKSYSTAVHMLPKQLDEEVARLHLGQLGAKLTRLSKEQAEYMGVDVDGPYKPDHYRY; this is encoded by the coding sequence GTGTCGCAAGTCGATACCGAACGATTGCCGTACAAGGTCAAAGACATCTCGTTGGCCGAGTACGGCCGTAAAGAAATCAATTTGGCCGAAACCGAAATGCCGGGCCTGATGGCGCTGCGTGAGAAGTACGGCAAGTCCAAGCCGCTGGCAGGCGCGCGGATCGCCGGCTGCCTGCACATGACGATCCAGACCGCGGTCTTGATCGAGACGTTGATCGAGCTGGGCGCCGAGGTGACTTGGAGCAGCTGCAACATCTTCAGCACCCAGGATCACGCCGCCGCCGCGATCGCCGCCGCCGGTGTCCCCGTCTACGCATGGAAGGGGATGACCGAGGAAGAGTTCGATTGGTGCATCGAGCAAACGCTGACGTTCCCGTCGGGCGAGAAGTTGAACATGATCCTGGACGACGGCGGTGACTTGACCGCGATGGTCCACGATCGCTTCCCCGAGTTGTTGAAGGACATTCACGGGATCAGCGAAGAGACGACCGCCGGGATCCACCGCCTGGAAGTGCTGAACCGGTCCGGCAAATTGCAGGTGCCGGCGATCAACGTCAACGACAGTGCGACGAAGAGCAAGTTCGACAACTTGTACGGCTGTCGCGAATCGTTGGCCGACGGCGTCAAGCGGGCGACCGACGTGATGTTGGCCGGCAAGGTCGCCGTGGTCTGCGGCTACGGCGATGTCGGAAAGGGATGTGCCCACAGCCTGCAACGCTACGGATGTCGCGTTTTGGTGACCGAGATCGATCCGATCAATGCCTTGCAGGCGGCGATGGAAGGGTTCGAAGTGACCACGATGGAAGAGGCCTGTAAGGAAGGCCGGCTGTACGTCACCACGACCGGCAACAAGGACATCATCCTGGGCGAGCACATGAAGCAAATGCCCGAGGACGCGATCTGCTGCAACATCGGCCACTTCGATACCGAAATCGATGTGGCGTGGTTGGAGAACGAAGTCGAGCAGGGGCGGGCGACCAAGGACGAAATCAAGCCGGCCGACATCGGCGCCGTCGACCGCTACACGTTCAAGGATACCGGCCGCAGCGTGATCATCCTGGCCAAGGGCCGCCTGGTGAACTTGGGCTGTGCCACCGGCCACCCCAGTTTTGTCATGAGCACCTCGTTCACCAATCAGGTGCTGGCCCAGATCGAACTGTGGGGCAGCCGCGAAAGCAAGTCCTACAGCACCGCCGTCCACATGCTGCCCAAGCAACTGGACGAGGAAGTCGCCCGCCTGCACCTCGGTCAGCTCGGTGCCAAACTGACCCGGCTGTCCAAAGAACAAGCCGAATACATGGGCGTCGACGTCGACGGCCCGTACAAGCCGGACCACTACCGGTATTGA
- a CDS encoding phosphoribosylanthranilate isomerase: protein MATVFRTKICGVRLAEDVRAVEKSGGDAIGLNFFPQSVRYVDPSDPATGALSELAGRLGLLRVGVFVNESAVEMERIAGSVGLDAIQLHGDERLQTAASLRQAGWPVLRAIKLPRGPFAGELMRERAAPWIEIGCHLLLDVDAGAAHGGSGKTLDWPSVAAWAEANPSIGWTLAGGLKPENVRQAIDATGAVSVDTASGVECPRGVKNEARIRAFIAAARG, encoded by the coding sequence GTGGCAACTGTGTTTCGGACAAAAATCTGTGGAGTACGACTGGCCGAAGACGTTCGTGCGGTCGAGAAATCGGGCGGCGACGCGATCGGCTTGAATTTTTTCCCCCAGAGCGTTCGCTACGTTGATCCCAGCGACCCGGCGACCGGAGCGTTGTCCGAGTTGGCCGGCCGGCTCGGGCTGCTGCGTGTCGGTGTCTTCGTCAACGAATCTGCCGTGGAAATGGAACGGATCGCCGGATCGGTCGGACTCGATGCCATCCAGCTGCACGGGGACGAGCGCCTTCAAACCGCCGCGTCGCTACGGCAGGCGGGCTGGCCCGTGTTGCGAGCGATCAAGCTGCCTCGGGGGCCCTTTGCCGGGGAGTTGATGAGGGAGCGAGCGGCGCCCTGGATTGAGATCGGTTGTCACCTGTTGCTGGATGTGGATGCCGGTGCCGCGCACGGCGGCAGCGGCAAGACACTGGACTGGCCGTCGGTTGCGGCGTGGGCGGAGGCCAATCCGTCGATCGGCTGGACGCTCGCCGGCGGTTTGAAACCGGAGAATGTGCGGCAGGCAATCGATGCGACCGGAGCCGTCTCGGTGGACACGGCCAGCGGAGTGGAGTGCCCGCGCGGCGTCAAAAACGAAGCCCGCATCCGGGCGTTCATCGCCGCGGCACGCGGTTGA
- a CDS encoding ExeA family protein has translation MMKNFEHDFVLPPFPGFPSANRFVSVGPVLETFSRVSRSILAREAISLVIGPPGTGKSLVCALLAKEFAATHDVIALGETPIPDETSFYRFLLHRLGVPLQAGKRDDFEWMIHERLCGNDAKPNGAVLIIDEAASLSADVLEAIRRLTNLMRDGQPMVSAVVAGGVKLDETLTAPSLEPFVQRVTARCYLHPLTADEARQYIRQSIEVCGAPSDETIADKAISAIYHATHGVPRLINQLMTEAIDCAAELNETLIGEHTVDKAWASLQQLPGPMIDEPRIEMESSVVEFGELSDPMPITKPAQTASEATDAIADCDQEQECDSEAVAEDAKVTTDPATLFGEFDDEENIEIGVAQVKPRPIEPVGTDLEAMLHSQIVGLSQFVSENTASRYTEFDSLAVFEEPGFESAADGDAAQSVNSGESANSESTPEPADEMAPEANGDFPSVVWYDEPAENDADHSAAGQDDTDLLWITEDIDVDRKVIKPASAVASRRVDPPSDHDAPKLSVDYREMLEKMRNQA, from the coding sequence ATGATGAAGAACTTCGAGCACGATTTCGTTTTGCCTCCCTTTCCAGGTTTTCCCTCCGCCAATCGTTTCGTCTCGGTCGGGCCGGTGTTGGAAACTTTCTCACGCGTTTCACGCAGCATCCTCGCTCGTGAAGCGATCTCGCTGGTGATCGGCCCACCCGGCACTGGCAAGTCGCTGGTGTGTGCCTTGTTGGCCAAAGAATTTGCCGCCACCCACGACGTCATCGCCCTCGGTGAAACACCGATCCCCGATGAAACTTCGTTCTATCGCTTTCTGCTCCATCGTCTCGGCGTGCCCTTGCAAGCCGGAAAGCGTGACGATTTCGAATGGATGATCCATGAACGATTGTGCGGAAACGATGCCAAGCCCAACGGCGCGGTGCTGATCATCGACGAAGCCGCCTCGCTGTCGGCCGATGTCCTGGAAGCGATTCGACGCCTGACCAATTTGATGCGCGACGGCCAACCCATGGTCAGTGCCGTCGTCGCCGGTGGGGTCAAACTCGATGAAACCCTGACCGCGCCGTCGCTGGAGCCGTTCGTCCAACGCGTCACCGCGCGCTGCTACCTGCACCCGTTGACCGCCGACGAAGCGAGGCAATACATCCGACAGTCCATCGAAGTCTGCGGCGCACCGTCCGATGAGACCATCGCCGACAAAGCCATCTCGGCGATCTACCACGCCACCCACGGCGTCCCCCGCTTGATCAACCAGTTGATGACCGAAGCCATTGACTGCGCGGCCGAACTTAACGAGACCTTGATCGGCGAACACACCGTCGATAAAGCGTGGGCCAGTCTGCAACAACTGCCCGGCCCGATGATCGACGAACCGCGGATCGAAATGGAAAGCTCGGTCGTCGAATTCGGCGAACTGAGCGATCCGATGCCGATCACCAAACCGGCACAAACCGCGAGCGAGGCGACCGACGCAATCGCCGACTGCGACCAGGAACAGGAGTGTGATTCCGAAGCGGTCGCCGAAGACGCCAAGGTCACGACCGACCCCGCCACGCTGTTCGGTGAATTCGACGACGAAGAAAACATCGAGATCGGGGTCGCCCAGGTCAAACCCAGGCCGATTGAGCCCGTCGGGACCGACCTCGAAGCGATGCTGCACTCGCAAATCGTCGGCCTCAGCCAATTCGTGTCCGAAAACACCGCCTCACGCTACACCGAATTCGACTCGTTGGCCGTGTTCGAAGAGCCGGGCTTTGAATCCGCCGCCGACGGCGATGCCGCCCAGAGCGTCAACAGCGGTGAATCGGCAAACAGTGAATCGACGCCAGAGCCGGCTGATGAAATGGCCCCCGAGGCGAATGGCGACTTCCCAAGTGTTGTCTGGTACGACGAACCGGCCGAAAACGACGCCGACCATTCCGCGGCCGGACAAGATGACACCGACCTGCTGTGGATCACCGAAGACATCGACGTGGATCGCAAGGTCATCAAACCGGCCTCGGCGGTCGCCTCACGCCGCGTCGATCCGCCGTCCGATCACGACGCCCCCAAGCTGAGCGTGGACTACCGCGAAATGTTGGAAAAGATGCGAAACCAGGCCTAG
- a CDS encoding polyprenol monophosphomannose synthase — protein MDDSTNSPSLSNDLLIAVCTYQESQNIQAMLTGLRRVFPDASLLVVDDNSPDGTADLVREAQQTDRRIELIVRRDKRGLGSAIVDAMKYAVAQGYRFFVNLDADQSHDPAQLPDLVRVARAEPEVAVVIGSRYVPGGKIVGWPIRRRLMSKLVNRFATGFLKLPVKDCSGSMRCYRTSALDALDLNSLQCTGYAVLEELLVKLHRDGRRMVEVPITFTERELGHSKLTFKEALRSVRFMLRLALTLRRNPNVP, from the coding sequence TTGGACGACTCCACCAACTCTCCATCGCTTTCCAACGACCTGCTGATCGCGGTTTGCACGTACCAGGAATCACAAAACATCCAGGCGATGCTGACCGGGTTGCGACGCGTCTTTCCCGACGCCAGCCTGCTGGTGGTCGATGACAACTCCCCCGACGGAACCGCCGATCTGGTTCGCGAAGCGCAGCAGACCGATCGCCGGATCGAATTGATCGTCCGCCGTGACAAGCGTGGATTGGGGTCCGCCATTGTCGATGCCATGAAATACGCCGTCGCCCAGGGCTATCGTTTCTTTGTCAATCTGGATGCCGACCAGAGCCACGACCCCGCACAGCTGCCCGATCTGGTCCGCGTCGCGCGAGCCGAACCGGAGGTCGCGGTGGTGATCGGTTCACGCTACGTTCCGGGCGGAAAGATCGTCGGCTGGCCGATCCGCCGCCGATTGATGAGCAAGCTGGTCAACCGATTTGCGACCGGCTTTCTGAAGTTGCCGGTCAAGGACTGTAGCGGGTCGATGCGGTGCTATCGAACCTCCGCCCTGGATGCCCTGGATCTGAATTCACTGCAGTGCACCGGCTATGCCGTGCTGGAAGAATTGCTGGTCAAGCTGCATCGCGACGGTCGGCGGATGGTCGAAGTCCCGATCACGTTCACCGAACGTGAACTGGGACACAGCAAATTGACCTTCAAGGAAGCCCTCCGCTCGGTCCGCTTCATGTTGCGGCTGGCGCTCACCCTCCGCCGCAACCCCAACGTCCCGTAG
- a CDS encoding S41 family peptidase: protein MTLLCLIALMISVSVTATAQQPLSVDPAAEPLQQDSLARSIDEGALLERERRWIEAVRHYEQASREFPDSRHVYQRLVISRLHYDVNRRYADTSFVDAAHSMSVSQALDLYSEILANLDTHYVETVDWSRVLLHGTAALEIALTEERFVQDALPGKDPAVLHDFQQTIHRRIADRPSTNRFDLRATVAYVAEVARQDIGLNPATVVLEYVSGAISTLDPYTRLLSGDQLDDMFSNIEGNFVGLGIELETDENSLKILSVIPGGPAEEAGLKPGERIVRVEQAETHVADPEVAADLLRGPEHTYVSISLVDRQGERRDLRVQRRRVEVPCVENVHLVDPVARIGYLRLTNFQKTTTRDVERALWSLHRQGMRALVLDVRGNPGGLLSAAVEVADRFLSNGRIVTTRGRNSRENFDYVAHRPNTWDVPLAVLIDSDSASASEIFAGAISDSRRGILIGQRSYGKGSVQGIFRMQTAKFGLCLTTAKFYSPKGTAISQNGVMPDVKVDSPYIAARPNDQGQVTLDHEDLVLQQAVQKLSASNNLLSQRTP from the coding sequence ATGACATTGCTATGCCTGATCGCACTGATGATTTCCGTCAGCGTGACCGCAACCGCACAGCAACCGTTGTCCGTCGACCCCGCTGCTGAGCCGCTGCAACAGGACAGCCTGGCCCGCTCGATCGACGAGGGGGCGTTGTTGGAACGGGAGCGGCGTTGGATCGAAGCCGTCCGACATTACGAGCAGGCGTCGCGTGAGTTTCCCGATTCGCGTCACGTCTACCAACGCTTGGTGATCAGTCGGTTGCACTATGACGTCAACCGCCGCTACGCCGACACGAGTTTTGTTGACGCGGCCCATTCGATGAGCGTGTCCCAAGCGTTGGACTTGTACTCGGAGATCTTGGCAAACCTGGACACGCACTACGTCGAAACGGTCGATTGGTCGCGGGTCCTGTTGCACGGGACCGCGGCGCTGGAAATCGCGTTGACCGAAGAGCGGTTTGTTCAAGACGCGTTGCCGGGGAAAGACCCCGCGGTGTTGCACGACTTTCAACAGACGATTCATCGCCGGATCGCTGACCGACCGTCGACGAACCGCTTCGACCTGCGAGCCACCGTGGCGTACGTGGCCGAAGTGGCGCGGCAGGACATCGGACTCAATCCGGCCACCGTGGTGCTGGAATACGTCAGCGGTGCGATCTCGACACTTGACCCCTACACGCGTTTGCTTTCCGGCGATCAGCTGGACGACATGTTCTCCAACATCGAAGGCAACTTTGTCGGACTGGGGATCGAATTGGAAACGGATGAGAACTCGCTGAAGATCTTGTCGGTGATCCCCGGCGGCCCGGCCGAGGAAGCGGGGTTGAAACCGGGCGAGCGGATCGTTCGTGTCGAGCAGGCCGAGACGCATGTCGCCGATCCCGAAGTCGCTGCCGACTTGTTACGCGGTCCCGAGCACACCTACGTTTCGATTTCGTTGGTCGATCGCCAGGGCGAACGCCGCGATTTGAGAGTTCAACGGCGTCGTGTCGAGGTGCCGTGTGTGGAGAACGTTCACCTGGTCGATCCGGTCGCTCGTATCGGTTACCTGCGTCTGACCAATTTTCAAAAGACGACCACCCGCGACGTCGAGCGTGCCCTGTGGAGTCTGCATCGCCAAGGCATGCGTGCACTGGTGTTGGACGTCCGCGGCAACCCCGGCGGATTGTTGTCGGCCGCGGTCGAGGTGGCCGACCGTTTCTTGAGCAACGGACGTATCGTGACGACGCGGGGACGCAACTCGCGAGAGAACTTTGACTACGTCGCCCATCGTCCCAACACCTGGGATGTACCGCTGGCAGTGTTGATTGACAGCGACAGTGCCAGCGCGAGCGAGATTTTTGCGGGGGCGATTTCAGACAGTCGTCGCGGGATCTTGATCGGCCAGCGAAGTTACGGAAAGGGCAGTGTTCAAGGGATTTTTCGGATGCAGACGGCGAAGTTCGGGCTGTGCCTGACGACCGCCAAGTTTTATTCGCCCAAAGGCACCGCGATCAGCCAGAACGGTGTGATGCCGGACGTCAAAGTGGACTCGCCCTACATCGCCGCACGTCCCAACGACCAGGGACAGGTGACGTTGGACCACGAAGATCTGGTGCTTCAACAAGCCGTGCAAAAGCTCTCCGCGAGCAACAATTTGCTCAGCCAGCGAACCCCTTGA
- a CDS encoding sigma-54-dependent transcriptional regulator has product MHVLYADDETSLQTLMKTQLEKLGHSVVVCPDGETAVAALEREPFDCLIVDLDMPGIKGAEVIARARKIRPAIEAVVITGKPDLNSALTAIENHVFAFISKPCSFKQIKALLSEVYHRLSQSRRLAALEHRVRQAEGDSELVGDGKSMLQVRKVIEKVGPTDSTVLIRGETGCGKELVARAVHRASLRADEPMVSINCGALPENLIESELFGHVKGAFTGADNARVGLFEVADGGTIFLDEIGELPLTMQAKLLRVLETGDIRRLGSNQSKRVDVRVVCATHRDLEKMVSEEQFREDLMFRINTFEVHVPPLRERSDDIMPLAIHLLRRHRNDGDDDALFTPQATAELLAHKWPGNVRELANVVEHAAILCDALPIDAEHLPRHFSRRQLRSEIRDAGPMTIREMEMIAIERAIERNNGDKKAAAEELGVSVKTLYNKLNAAEEKAA; this is encoded by the coding sequence ATGCACGTCTTGTACGCCGACGATGAAACGTCGCTGCAGACGCTGATGAAGACCCAGCTCGAAAAACTCGGCCACAGCGTGGTGGTTTGCCCGGACGGCGAAACCGCGGTGGCGGCACTGGAACGCGAGCCGTTCGATTGCCTGATCGTCGACTTGGACATGCCGGGCATCAAGGGTGCCGAAGTGATCGCCCGGGCACGCAAAATCCGCCCCGCGATCGAAGCGGTGGTGATCACCGGAAAACCCGATTTGAATTCGGCGTTGACCGCGATCGAAAACCACGTGTTTGCCTTTATCAGCAAGCCGTGCAGTTTCAAACAAATCAAAGCACTGTTGAGCGAAGTCTATCATCGGCTTTCACAGTCCAGACGTCTGGCCGCGCTTGAGCATCGTGTCCGGCAAGCGGAAGGCGATTCGGAGTTGGTGGGCGACGGCAAGTCGATGCTGCAAGTCCGCAAGGTGATCGAGAAAGTCGGTCCGACCGATAGCACGGTGTTGATTCGAGGCGAAACCGGGTGCGGCAAGGAGTTGGTCGCCCGCGCGGTGCATCGCGCGAGTTTGCGCGCCGATGAGCCGATGGTCTCGATCAACTGTGGTGCGTTGCCGGAAAACCTGATCGAAAGTGAGTTGTTCGGACACGTGAAAGGCGCATTCACCGGTGCCGACAATGCGCGCGTGGGACTGTTCGAAGTCGCCGACGGAGGCACGATCTTTCTGGACGAGATCGGTGAGTTGCCGCTGACGATGCAGGCCAAGCTATTGCGTGTGCTGGAGACCGGCGACATCCGCCGGTTGGGCAGCAATCAATCCAAGCGTGTTGATGTGCGCGTGGTTTGCGCCACGCACCGCGATCTGGAAAAGATGGTCAGCGAAGAACAGTTTCGCGAAGACCTGATGTTCCGGATCAATACTTTTGAAGTCCATGTGCCGCCGCTGCGGGAGCGGAGCGATGACATCATGCCGTTGGCGATTCATCTGCTGCGTCGGCATCGCAACGACGGCGACGATGACGCGCTGTTTACGCCACAGGCCACCGCGGAACTGTTGGCCCACAAGTGGCCCGGAAACGTGCGTGAATTGGCCAACGTCGTCGAGCACGCGGCGATTTTGTGTGACGCGTTGCCGATCGATGCCGAGCATCTGCCCCGGCACTTCAGCCGCCGCCAATTGCGAAGTGAAATCCGCGACGCCGGGCCGATGACGATCCGTGAAATGGAAATGATCGCGATCGAGCGAGCGATCGAACGCAACAACGGCGACAAGAAGGCGGCGGCGGAGGAGTTGGGTGTCAGTGTGAAAACGCTGTACAACAAACTCAATGCCGCCGAAGAGAAAGCGGCGTAG
- a CDS encoding sensor histidine kinase, with amino-acid sequence MRKWKIRTKMVAGLSGLAFVIGLLVFNSWSQLTRDRYLAAEISQLADEIEHAHELNQLAVLLSQSYVNFDKLKDRIASNQMIGFEGIDESALSWEEGNIHSRLMAFRRHLDPYMSTVLARGGDHAESRLLLDRGRQGDSLRKIDALLTEVNDKWSTRKLLNGSFSSSESQHAEIREGIDRLVAQTSSYFGEIQTNMKEFRDSVHSEQRANRNGFRVYTALSAFLIIFIAWQFWTLIVVPFRTLFRGSQLIASGHHQHKILLGTNDEIGLMADTVNDITDRFNRAVANEMSAKQRAEQEVRDRTREVIQNEQLASVGFLAAGVAHEINNPLGAIAWGAEALEETLEELPAEEKERFDQDFLQELQTNLGLIQSEAFRCKGITERLLNFSRLSDRSRDQEDLGELVSRVVSMVGKVGEYRCKTIQTHADEGVTAYCNSQEIQQVVLNLVSNALESVDTDGKVDVYVRWETDPFSGIKEAVVEVQDDGCGMDQEVMDHLFEPFFTRRRDDTGTGLGLSISYRIVSLHHGSLTPQSDGEGCGSKMILRLPAEPAKKETASDSAFFTSRDLGQHDELNSSTKWNDVQKVA; translated from the coding sequence ATGCGAAAGTGGAAAATCCGTACCAAGATGGTCGCCGGCCTATCGGGGCTGGCATTCGTGATCGGTCTGCTGGTTTTTAACAGCTGGTCGCAACTGACGCGTGACCGCTATTTGGCGGCCGAGATCAGTCAGCTGGCCGATGAAATCGAGCATGCCCACGAGCTCAATCAGTTGGCGGTGTTGTTGAGCCAGTCCTATGTGAATTTCGACAAGCTGAAGGACCGGATCGCATCTAACCAGATGATCGGGTTCGAGGGGATTGATGAGTCGGCGCTCAGCTGGGAAGAAGGCAACATCCATTCGCGTTTGATGGCCTTTCGTCGACACTTGGACCCCTACATGTCGACGGTCTTGGCACGTGGTGGTGACCATGCCGAATCGCGGTTGTTGCTGGATCGAGGCCGGCAGGGGGACAGTCTGCGAAAAATCGATGCGTTACTCACCGAGGTGAACGACAAATGGTCCACGCGAAAATTGCTCAACGGATCGTTTTCCTCGAGCGAATCTCAGCACGCTGAAATCAGGGAGGGGATCGACCGCCTGGTCGCCCAGACCAGTTCCTACTTCGGCGAAATCCAAACCAACATGAAAGAATTTCGCGATAGCGTCCACTCCGAGCAGCGGGCCAATCGCAACGGATTTCGGGTCTACACCGCGCTGTCGGCATTTCTGATCATCTTTATCGCGTGGCAGTTTTGGACCTTGATCGTCGTGCCGTTCCGGACCCTGTTTCGCGGGTCCCAGTTGATTGCCAGCGGGCATCACCAGCACAAAATCCTGTTGGGGACGAACGACGAGATCGGGTTGATGGCCGACACGGTCAACGACATCACCGACCGCTTCAACCGGGCCGTCGCCAATGAGATGTCGGCGAAGCAGCGAGCCGAGCAAGAGGTTCGCGATCGAACGAGAGAAGTGATTCAAAACGAACAGCTTGCCAGCGTCGGCTTTCTGGCCGCCGGTGTGGCTCATGAAATCAACAATCCTCTCGGCGCGATCGCCTGGGGCGCCGAGGCACTCGAGGAGACGTTGGAAGAATTGCCGGCAGAGGAAAAGGAACGTTTCGACCAAGATTTCCTGCAAGAGTTGCAGACCAATCTGGGCTTGATTCAATCGGAGGCGTTTCGCTGCAAGGGGATTACCGAGCGGCTGCTGAATTTCAGCCGGCTGAGTGACCGCAGTCGCGACCAGGAAGACCTCGGCGAACTCGTCTCACGCGTGGTGTCGATGGTGGGCAAGGTCGGCGAGTACCGCTGCAAGACGATTCAGACGCACGCCGACGAGGGCGTCACGGCGTACTGCAATTCACAGGAAATCCAGCAGGTCGTGTTGAACCTGGTTTCCAACGCGTTGGAGTCGGTGGACACCGATGGAAAAGTCGACGTCTATGTGCGCTGGGAAACCGATCCGTTCAGCGGGATCAAGGAAGCGGTGGTCGAAGTGCAAGACGACGGCTGCGGGATGGACCAGGAGGTGATGGATCATCTGTTTGAGCCGTTTTTCACTCGCCGCCGCGACGACACCGGGACCGGGTTGGGATTAAGCATTAGCTATCGGATCGTTTCCCTGCATCACGGATCGTTGACGCCGCAAAGTGACGGCGAGGGCTGTGGGTCAAAAATGATCTTGCGACTTCCGGCTGAGCCCGCCAAGAAAGAGACGGCTTCCGATTCCGCATTCTTCACGTCTCGGGATTTGGGCCAACACGATGAATTGAACTCCTCGACCAAGTGGAACGATGTCCAAAAAGTCGCCTGA